The following proteins are encoded in a genomic region of Nycticebus coucang isolate mNycCou1 chromosome 17, mNycCou1.pri, whole genome shotgun sequence:
- the IL17B gene encoding interleukin-17B isoform X2 yields the protein MKPYARMEEYERNLEEMVAQLRNSSELAKRKCEVNLQLWLSNKRSLSPWGYSINHDPSRIPVDLPEARCLCLGCVNPFTMQEDRSMVSVPVFSQVPVRRRLCPSPPRPGPCRQRLVMETIAVGCTCIF from the exons ATGAAACCCTATGCCCGAATGGAGGAGTATGAGAGGAACCTTGAGGAGATGGTGGCCCAGCTGAGAAACAGCTCTGAGCTGGCCAAGAGGAAGTGTGAGGTCAACTTGCAGCTGTGGCTGTCCAACAAGAGAAGCCTGTCCCCCTGGGGCTACAG CATTAACCATGATCCCAGCCGCATCCCCGTGGACCTGCCTGAGGCGCGGTGCCTGTGTCTGGGCTGCGTGAACCCCTTCACCATGCAGGAGGACCGCAGCATGGTGAGTGTGCCCGTGTTCAGCCAGGTGCCTGTGCGCCGCCGCCTCTGCCCTTCCCCGCCACGCCCGGGGCCCTGTCGCCAGCGGCTGGTCATGGAAACCATTGCAGTGGGCTGCACCTGCATCTTCTGA
- the PCYOX1L gene encoding prenylcysteine oxidase-like encodes MARAVPLLAVLAVLLAAAAAGGDAPPGKIAVVGAGIGGSAVAHFLQQHFGPRVQIDVYEKGTVGGRLATISVNKQHYESGAASFHSLSLHMQDFVKLLGLRHRREVVGRSAIFSGEHFVLEETDWYLLNLFRLWWHYGISFLRLQMWVEEVMEKFMRIYKYQAHGYAFSGVEELLYSLGESAFVNMTQRSVTESLLQVGVTQRFIDDVVSAVLRASYGQSAAMPAFAGAMSLAGAQGSLWSVEGGNKLVCSGLLKLTKANVIHATVTSVTLHSTEGKALYQVGYENEVGNSSDLYDIVVIATPLHLDGNSSNFTFEGFNPPIDDVQGSFQTSIISLVHGYLNSSYFGFPDPKLFPFASILTTDFPSFFCTLDNICPVNISANFRRKQPQEAAVWRVHSPKPLFRTQLKTLFRSYYSVQTAEWKAHPLYSSRPTLPRFALHDQLFYLNALEWAASSVEVMAVAAKNVALLAYNRWYQDLDKIDQKDLMHKVKTEL; translated from the exons ATGGCACGCGCTGTCCCGCTCCTCGCCGTGCTGGCCGTGCTCCTCGCCGCAGCAGCTGCAGGCGGAGACGCCCCGCCCGGCAAAATCG CCGTGGTTGGGGCTGGAATTGGGGGCTCTGCTGTGGCCCATTTCCTCCAGCAGCACTTTGGACCCCGGGTACAGATCGATGTTTATGAGAAGGGGACTGTCGGCGGCCGCCTGGCCACCATATCAGTCAACAAGCAGCACTACGAGAGCGGAGCCGCCTCCTTCCACTCCTTGAGCCTACACATGCAGGACTTCGTCAAGCTCCTGG GGCTGAGGCACCGGCGCGAGGTAGTGGGCAGGAGCGCCATCTTTAGCGGGGAGCACTTCGTGCTGGAGGAGACTGACTGGTACCTGCTGAACCTCTTCCGCCTCTGGTGGCACTACGGCATCAGCTTCCTGAGGCTGCAGATGTGGGTGGAGGAGGTCATGGAGAAGTTTATGAG GATCTATAAGTACCAGGCCCATGGTTATGCCTTCTCGGGCGTGGAGGAGCTGCTCTACTCTCTGGGGGAATCTGCCTTTGTCAACATGACCCAGCGCTCTGTGACCGAGTCCCTGCTCCAGGTGGGCGTCACACAGCGCTTTATTGACGATGTCGTCTCTGCCGTCCTGAGGGCCAGCTATGGCCAGTCAGCAGCAATGCCTGCCTTTGCTG GAGCCATGTCACTAGCCGGAGCCCAAGGCAGCCTGTGGTCTGTGGAGGGAGGCAACAAGCTGGTTTGTTCCGGTTTGCTGAAGCTCACCAAGGCCAACGTGATCCATGCCACAGTGACCTCTGTGACCCTGCACAGCACAG AAGGGAAAGCCCTGTACCAGGTAGGGTATGAGAATGAAGTAGGCAACAGCTCCGACTTGTATGACATCGTGGTCATTGCCACCCCCCTGCACCTGGACGGCAACAGCAGCAACTTCACCTTTGAAGGTTTCAACCCACCCATTGATGACGTCCAGGGCTCATTCCAAACCAGCATCATCTCCTTGGTCCACGGCTACCTCAACTCTTCCTATTTTGGTTTCCCAGACCCTAAGCTTTTCCCCTTTGCCAGCATCCTTACCACAGATTTCCCCAGCTTCTTTTGCACTCTGGACAACATCTGTCCTGTCAATATCTCAGCCAACTTCCGGCGGAAGCAGCCCCAGGAGGCAGCTGTTTGGCGAGTCCATTCCCCAAAGCCTCTCTTTCGGACCCAGCTGAAGACCCTTTTCCGTTCCTATTACTCAGTCCAGACAGCTGAGTGGAAGGCCCACCCCCTGTACAGCTCCCGCCCCACTCTCCCAAGGTTTGCTCTCCATGACCAACTCTTCTACCTCAATGCCCTGGAGTGGGCAGCCAGCTCTGTGGAGGTGATGGCTGTAGCTGCCAAGAATGTGGCCTTGCTGGCTTACAACCGCTGGTACCAGGACCTTGACAAAATTGACCAAAAGGATTTGATGCACAAGGTTAAAACTGAACTGTGA
- the IL17B gene encoding interleukin-17B isoform X1 yields the protein MDWPHNLLLLLTISIFLGLTQPRTPKGKRKGQGRAGTLAPGPHQVPLDLVSRMKPYARMEEYERNLEEMVAQLRNSSELAKRKCEVNLQLWLSNKRSLSPWGYSINHDPSRIPVDLPEARCLCLGCVNPFTMQEDRSMVSVPVFSQVPVRRRLCPSPPRPGPCRQRLVMETIAVGCTCIF from the exons ATGGACTGGCCACACAACCTG CTGCTCCTTCTTACCATCTCCATTTTCCTGGGGCTGACCCAGCCCAGGACCCCCAAAGGCAAGAGGAAGGGGCAAGGACGGGCTGGGACCCTGGCCCCTGGGCCGCACCAGGTGCCGCTGGACCTGGTGTCGAGGATGAAACCCTATGCCCGAATGGAGGAGTATGAGAGGAACCTTGAGGAGATGGTGGCCCAGCTGAGAAACAGCTCTGAGCTGGCCAAGAGGAAGTGTGAGGTCAACTTGCAGCTGTGGCTGTCCAACAAGAGAAGCCTGTCCCCCTGGGGCTACAG CATTAACCATGATCCCAGCCGCATCCCCGTGGACCTGCCTGAGGCGCGGTGCCTGTGTCTGGGCTGCGTGAACCCCTTCACCATGCAGGAGGACCGCAGCATGGTGAGTGTGCCCGTGTTCAGCCAGGTGCCTGTGCGCCGCCGCCTCTGCCCTTCCCCGCCACGCCCGGGGCCCTGTCGCCAGCGGCTGGTCATGGAAACCATTGCAGTGGGCTGCACCTGCATCTTCTGA